The following DNA comes from Microbacterium terregens.
TGCGGTCACGCTGCTGGAGTCGCTCGCGGCCGGCGTGCGCGACGAGGACATCGTGCCCGCCTCGGCGCTCGGTGTGGACGATGCGATCGCGCTGCTGGACCGCGTTCCCGACTCGCAATCCGCTCCGGTGGACACGTCGATGCACACGGACGCATACGACCCCGCGGAGCTGGCCCTGTGGCTCTCCGACGAGGACGACGTCGCCGGCGAGGACTCGGGCGATGACGGAGTGCCGGACCCGACGACGGCCGCGGCACCGCACGACGATGTCTCGACGGCACCCGTGGAGATCTCCGCGTGGGCGCAGCGACCGCGCACGGCGGCACAGGCGAACGGCACGACGGGCGCCGAGACGGCCGACGCGCAAGCGGATGCGGAGCGCTCCTCCGACGCCGCCCTGCGGCGCTGGCTGTCCGACTGAGCCCGCGGGCTTCTCAGCCGCGCAGAACCAGGTCAGCCGCGACGTAGTAGAGCGCCACGTCGATCTCCTCCAACGGCACACCGTGCATCGCGTGGTACGCACGCCGGTACAGCTCGAGCTGCAGCATCCGCTCTTCCCGCTCCGCGTCGTTCCGCGGAGGTGCGCCGGTCTTCCAGTCGACGATCTCGATGCGGCCGTCGCGATCGTCCCGCCGATAGACGGCGTCGAGCTTGCAGATGATCACGTGCGGTCGCCCGTCCAGGCTCAGGCCGGGCTCGCCCGTGACGGTGAAGTCGATCTCCGTCTCGACCTCGATCGGGCTGAGCGCCCCCCATTCCGATGCGGCGAAGTTCGCCTGCAGCGTCGCGAGCACGGCGGCATCTTCCGCGGAGGCCGTCGTGTCCGGCGCGTCGTCGTCGAGCTCCCACAGGGCGTCATCGAGGGTTCTGGCCGTGCCGACTCGACCCGAGCGCTGCTCGACCCAGACGTGGAAGAGCGTCCCCAGCCGGGTCTGCCGGAACGGTCGCTCCGGCAGGGGCCGCGCGATGCGGGCGACGGTGCCGGCATAGTCCGACACGAACTCCTTGAAACGCGACGCCGCGATGCGGGTCGGGGCGGCCTCGCCGGACGGACGCTGACGCGCATCGCGCTCCGCCAGCAGCAGCGCGACGTCTCGGTCGGGCACGACACGCGGCGCTGCCAGCGCCGCCTCGACCGCCGCGGAGGCGCGCTGGACGACGTCGCGACGAGCGCCGAGCGGGTCGATCGGCCATTGCAGCACGCGACGCTCCCCCAGGTACGGGTTCTCGCCGGGGACGTCCTCGGGCAGTTCCCTGTGCAGTGCCTGCGCGATCTCGTTGAGGAACACGCTCCGCTCGCGGGGGCGCTTGGTGCCTGACCAGCTCGCACCGGTCAGCAGCAGGTGATCGCGCGCGCGGGTCACTGCCACATACGCCAGCCGCCGATCCTCCTCGAGCTGTCGGGCGCGGTTCGCCGCCACGAACGACTCGAAGGCGGCTTTCAGATCCTGCTGCGTCGGCGCAGCATCCCGCTCCCACTGCAGCGCCGGCAGCCACCGCGCATCGCCGCGGAAGGAGTAGGGCAGGACCCCGAATCCGAGCCACCCCTTCGTGTCGCGCGGTGCGCTCGGCAGCTCGTCCTTGACCAGGCGCACGACCGCCACGGCGTCCCACTCCAGGCCCTTCGAACCGTGGATCGTGAGCAGCTGCACGACATCGTCCTCGGGCGGCTCGGTCCGCGGGGCGAACTCGTCGAGCTGCTCGGCGTGATCCAGCCACGCCAGCAGACTCGAGATCGACCCCGACTCGTCGGCGGCCAGGAACGCGTGCAGCTCGTCGACGAACGCGCGCAGCTGCGCCGAGGCGATCCGTGCCGGTCCGCGCGACTCGTTCGCCGAGAGTTCCGCGTCCAGACGCAGCTCCAGCTCGATGAGCCGCACGAGGTCCGGCATCGGCATCCCTACGGCCCTGCGCAGCCCGGCGAAGACGGCACCCGCCTCACGCAGGCGCTCCCTCGCCTCGGGGGTGAACGGGCTCAGCCAGCCGTGGTCGGGTTTGTGGCGCAGCACGAAATCAAGTGCGTCCACCAGCGAGCCGTCGTCGTCGCCGGCGCTGCCGCGGATGCGCTCGACGACCTCGGGTGACAGCGGCTGCAGGGCCGCGTCGTGGCGCGCGATGCGCCGGGCGAGGGCGGCCAGCTCACGAAGATCGGGAAGCCCGATCGCCCATCGGGGTCCTGCCAGCAGGCGGATCAGAGCGGAGCCGGCGGCAGGATCGCTCAGCACGCGCAGTGCGCACACCACGTCGACGACCTCCGGCGTGGACAGGAGTCCGCCCAGCCCCAGGATGCGATGCGGGATGCCGCGGCGACCGAGCGCGTCGCCGAAGCGCACCATGTGCTTCTTGCTGCGGAACAGGACCGCGCCCGTCGTCGACTTCGCGCCCGCGGCACGCTGGGCCCGTATGCGGGCGAACCACTCGGCGACCCGGTCCGCCTCGGCGTCCAGGTCCGCCTCGAAGACCAGATCCACCGCTCCGGCCGGAGCCCCGGGGCGCGCCCGCAGCTCCTCGACGACGACCGCGGCGCGAGTGGCCAACGGCGCGAGCACCGCGTTGGCGGCGGTCAGTACGGCGGCGCTGTTTCGCCAGCTGGTCAGAAGCGAGAACTGCGCGCACACGCGGCCCGGCGAGAACGACCCCGCGAAGCCGCCCAGGTTGCCGGCGCTCGCTCCGCGCCATCCGTAGATCGCCTGGTTCGGGTCCCCGACCGCCATGACGGCCGTGTCGGCGAACAGGGCGGCCAGCAGGTCGGTCTGCACGACCGAGGTGTCCTGATACTCGTCGAGCAGCACCACGCGGAACCGCTCGCGCAGTTCTCCGGCGACGACCGGGTGCGTGCGCACCACCTCCAGTGCCCCGGCGACCTGGTCGGAGAAGTCGAGCACGCCGATCCGCCGCTTCTCGGCCGCGTACTCGCGCGCCAGGTCCGCGAGCAGGCCGAGAGCCCCGACCTTCTCGGCAGCGTCGGCGACATCGCTGTAGACGACCGTGCCCTTGCGGGTCGAGGGCCGATCGAGGACATCGTCGAACCGCTTCGGGAAGTCGGCCAGCTCATCGAAGGAGACGAGGTTGTCGACGCCATCGCGCGCGATCCGCAGCGCCGCGTCGACGATGCTGCGCACCGCCTCACCGCGGCTTTCCAGTCGCGGGTCATCGGAGCCGAACACGACACGGCGCATGAGCAGCCACGCCGCGGACTCGGAGAGGATGACGGCCTCCGGATCGCGGCCGATCCGGACGGCGTGCTCGCGGACGATCTGATCGGCGAAGCTGTTGTAGGTCGCGACCGTAGGGCGGTGCAGGAGCGCGTCCTCGTCCGGGGCCTCGGCGATCGCGCCGACGTCGGCCGCCAGCGCGTCCATCGCCGTCGCCCTCGCCGCGGCCGCCTTCGCACCGTCCCCGCCCGCGCGCTCGAGCTCGCCGAACACGTCCAGGCGACCGTCGGCGTGCAAGGCGGGCAATGCGGCGAGCAGTCCCCTGCGCTCGAATTCGGCCAGCCGCTGGAGCCGACGTTGGATCCGCTCGGCGAGCTCGCCCGCGGCCTTGCGCGTGAAGGTCAGCCCCAGAACCTCGTCGCGACGCACGATCCGGTTCGCCACGAGCCAGACGACCCGCGCGGCCATGGTCTCGGTCTTGCCGCTTCCGGCGCCGGCCACCACGAGCGCCGGGTCCAGCGGCGCCTCGATGACCTGGGTCTGCTCGCCGGTGGGCGGGAACTGGCCGAGCGCCGCGGCGATGACTTCGGCCGACAGTGTCGCCACGGAGAGGGATGCCGTCACGACGCGCTCACCGCGCCGATCGTGTGGATCCGGCACAGTCCGTACGAGAACTCGTCGCGACAGTGGTCCTCATACGGCGCAGTGAAGGTCGTGCCTCGCATGACGGTCACCGCCGATCGCACCCGTTCCAGGAACAGTTCGCGGCGTTCGTCATCGAACGGAGGCTGCCACGGGGTCGCGTAGTCCACGCGCGTGGCGGTCGGCCGCAGCACCAGCAGCTTCGCACCGCCGGCGGGCAGCCCGACGGCGGCAGGGATCGCACCGGACTCGAAGGCGAGCTGGTAGGCGCCCAGCTGCGGATTGTCGACCACCTTCAGGTCGGTCTGCGGTTCTCGCTTGCCGGTCTTCAGATCCATGATCACGACCGTGCCTTCCGGAGTGAGCTCGACCCGGTCGATGTAGCCCGAGAGGATCGCACCGTGCTCGAACGCCTCGGCGTCATCCAGCGGGATCGCGACCTCGAAGTGCGGCTCGGCGCCGATGAGCGCGCCGCCGGAGTCCTCGAATCGCCGCAGATACAGGTGCAGCCGGCGCACCAGGTCGCGCGCCCGGGCGCGCTCCGCGCGGTCGCGCCACTCCGCCTCGAAGGTCAGCTCGCCCCACCGCGACTCGACCTCGGCCCACAGGCTCGCCTCGTCGGAGCCGGCAGAGTGCTCCAGCGCCGCGTGGATGATCGTGCCGAGTCCGGCCGTCGCGCCGCCCGGGTCGCCGCCCAGGTCTCCGATCACCCAGTTGAGCTCGCATTCCTCGAGCGTGTGCAGTCTCGACGGTGACACCCGCACGTCCTCGTGCGCGAGATCGCGCAGTGGTCCGGTCGAGGTGGGCGCCGCAACACCGAACCACTCCCGCGGCGCAGAGCCCGGGACGAGGGCGTCGGCGAGCAGTGCGAGCTGCTGCGCGGCGCGGGCGGCGCGCTCACCCGCCCTTCCGCGCGAGGAGGGCTCGGTGAGCGCCCGACGGTGCTGCGCGACCAGACCCCGGAGCGAGAGCGGGTGCTCGACCGCGTGCCGCTCCGGGTCGGGCAGGAACTCGAAGAACACGCTCGGACCGGTGTCGTCGTCATCGACCGCGGTCACGATCACCCGATCCGTGGCCCGAGAGAGCGCGCGAGCCAGCAGCCGCAGCTCGTCGTGCATCGCGGCGCGGCGTCGATCGAGCGTCGAGGCGGCCCCCGCGTCTGCCCTGGTCGCGGCATCCGCCAACCGCCAGGTGTCCAGGAGCGACCCGCGCAGCCGCGTGTTCGGCCAGACGCCGTCCTGCACCCCCGCGATCACGACAGTGTCGAACTCGGTACCCAGCGCGCCGGCGGGCGTGAGGATGCGCACCGCCTCGCCGCCGGCGGGAGCGTCGAGACGGTCCTCGGCGACGTCGCTGTCCAGGATCCCGCGGACGAACACGCGCGGGTCGGCGTCCAGCGATCGTTCGACGAACCGTTTCGCGGCCTGGAACAGGGCCACCACGGCGTCGAGGTCACGGTTGGCCTGATCGGCCAGCGGCCCATGTCCGCGCGCCGATTCGGACCACGGCCGCTGGAGTCCGCTGCGGTCCCATGCGGTCCACAGGAGCTCGTGGGCGGTCGCACCCCGGGCCAGTTCGTCCCGCAGCACGGCGATCGTCCGCGCCAGGACGGCCGCCCGCCGCGCCTCGCGCGTGTCGATCAGGTCGAATTCCAGCGGCTGCCGCATCGCCGACACGATCAGGTCGCGGCCCGACCGTTCGCCGCCGGCCGCGAGCTCGCCGTGCCGCAGCGCCGACCGGAGTCGTCGCAGTTCGATCGGATCGAGGCGGCCGCCCGTGCTGAGCAGCGCCTCGGCCGCATCCTCGAACGTCCATGCGTCGCGGGAGGCGAGTTCGATCAGCCTCAGCAGATCGCGGACCGGTGCGAGGGTGCCGAGAGGACGCCCCGGACCGCTGGACCGGGTCGGCACCTCGCGCGCGGCGAGCTCGCGCTCGAGCGCGGCCACCTGTCGGGTGTCGTGCGCGATCACCGCGCAGGAGGACCAGGGGATGCCGTCGTGGACGTGCCGCTCGCGCAGAAGCCGTGCGATCGCGTCGAACTCCTCGGCGGGTGAGCGCAGCGTGAGGGCGCGCACCGACGCGTCCGGGACCACCGCAACCCCGTCGACGGAGGGGCGCGCGCGGTGCGCGACCAGACCGACGGCGCCGATGCGCTGGGTCACCTCGCGGACCACCTCGTTCTGCCAGGCGGTCCCCCGGTGCGCCGCCGCGAGCACGGACACGCTGCCGAGCACGTGTGCCAGCCGGGCGAAGTTCTCGGGAGTCGCGCCCCGGAACGCGCCCGAACCGACATCCGGATCCCCGAACGCGAGCACGGCGATGCCCCGCTGGACACATGCCTCGAGCAGTTCCACGCCGCCGAGGGTCAGCTCCTGTGCATCGTCGACGAGGATCACCGTTCCGCGCTGGATGATCTCGGCGCCCGCCGCACCCGTGCGCAGCACTCCGACCGCTTCGCGCACGAGGCCGGCGGCATCCCGATGCGCGCCCCGCATGTCGGCACGCACCTGCAGGTACTCCGAGAGGAAGGATGCCATCGCCTGCCACACCGGGATCGCATGGGTCTGTCCCAGCGCGCGGAGCCGGTCCGGCTCGATACCGAGGGTGGTGCATTCGGCAAGAAAGGTACGCACCTCGGTGCGGAACCCCTTGGTCGAACGGACGGCCGGTCCGAGCCAGTCCGGCCAGCGGCTGATGCCGTCGGTCTCGTCTTCGGCGTCCCCCTCCAGCAGGTCCTGGATCAGCTGGTCCTCGTCGCCGCCGGTAAGCAGCTGCGGCGGCTCCTCGCCCGCGGCGACCGCGGTCCCCCGCACGAGCTGATACGCGAACGAGGCGACCGAGCGCGCGATCGGACCCGACGTGGCCCGGCCCACCGCAAGGGCGAGACGGTCACGCAGGGCCGTCGCGGTCTGCCGCGACGGGGTCAGCACCACCAGCCCGTCGGGGTCGACTCCCGCCTCGACCAGCGCCGCGACGCGCTTCACCAGCGTGGCGGTCTTGCCGCTGCCGGGGGCGCCGACGACGACGCCGGATGCCTCCACCGGCAGTGCGACCACCGCGAGCTGGTGCGTGTCGAACTCGGATGCCGCGCCCGAGCCGTCCGCGGAGTCCATGGCTTCGACGGTACCGCCAGGTGCGGACATCCGGCGTCTGCCGAGCCCTCGATCCCGCGTTCGCCGAGAGCGTGCAACGGACGGGCGGGGCCCTCCCGGCGGTGTCGTAGAGTTGCCATGCGCGCCGGGCGTACCGGCGCAACAGGCCCCGGGACTCGGTCCCGTCGCAGGAGGTATTTCCGTGGAGATCCGCATCGGCATCACCAACACCGGCCGTGAGCTCAACTTCGAGACCAATGAGCCCGTGGCCGACGTCAAGAAGTCCGTCGCCAGTGCTCTGGACGCGGGCGCGACCCACGTGAGCTTCACCGATGCGAAGGGCACGAGCTACATCGTCCCGACCGCGAGCCTGGCCTACATCGAGTTCGGCACCGAAGAGTCCCGCCGCGTGGGCTTCGTCGCCTGACGTCAGCCCTCTCGTGCAGATCCTTCTCGCCCTGCTCATCGGCGCCGTGATCGGCGCGGCTGTGCACTTCCTCGTCCCCGCGCGCGGCACGCGGGGCGTGGTCCTGGCTCCCCTCCTCGGTGCGCTGATGTCCGGCCTGGTCTGGATGATCCTGACCTGGGCCGGCCTCGGCCTGGACAACCCGTGGCTGTGGCTGTCGGCGTTCGTCGCCCCGATCGTGGTCACCTACCCGGCGCTCGTGATCCTGGCGCGCACCCGCACCGCCTTCGACGCCCGCGAGAGGGCCAGACTCAAGATCGGCTGAATCGAGCGCGGATGCCGCTCGTCAGGCCGCCAGACCCATCGCATCCATGCGCTTGGAGTGCGCGCCCATCAGCTCGGTGAACACCGGCTCGACCTGCCGCTCGTCCGCGATCTGCAGCGTCGTCAGCCCGAGCGCCGCCCGCGCGATCAGCAGAGTGTCACCGACCAGACGGCGTCCCCACATCGCCAGGAGCGACGCCCACTCCGGGTCGCTGGCGATCGTCGCGCCGATGATGTCCACGATCGCTTCGCGGTCATCGTCTGCGCGCAGGATCCGGGCCACCCGGCGTCCGGTGTCGCCGTAGCTCGAGGAGAGCGCGAGGTAGAAGTCATCCAGCATCCCCGCGGTGATGTGCACCGAGAGCATGGTCTCCTGAGGCCGCACCCCGTGCGTCGCGCGTCGAAAGGCGTCCAGCGGCTCACGGAACGGAAGCATCAGGCTCGTCGGGTCATCACCGCGCTCGCGGATCAGCGCGACCAGTTCCTCGTGCTTCTGCAGGGCGGCACCCGCGGCGCGCGAGAGCGATTCCTTCTGCGCCAGCTCCGGTGTCGAGGCGATGAGCTCTGACAGAGTCTCGAAATAGCCCAGCTGCAGATACGCGGCCTGACCGAGGAACGTGTCGATGTCGGGCGCGAGCGCCTCGAAGTCGACGCGGTGAGCATCGCTCGCCTCACCGCGCGAACGCAGTTGGAGCTTTCGTCCCTGCGGGCGCTGCTGCCAGAACCACTTCACCACGACCTCAGCATATGCGCGGGCTCTCGCGGCGCGGAGGCGTGCGGCCTCCTGCGCACCACGGACGATGTCTCCACCGCGGGCCCGACCCGTTATCCTGGAGGGGTCCCCGGCATCGGATCGGGGCTCCCGCGCCTGTGGCAGAGATAAGGGCGTGGATCCCACCCCGCCCGCGCGGCGAGATCGCACAGCGCCAGGGCACCCACGAGGCAGCATCTCACTGCCGGACAGGCACACATCGTGACGACCTTCGCCGAACTCGGCGTCGACCAGGACATCGTCGAGACCCTTGCCAAAAAAGGCATCGTCGACGCTTTCCCCATCCAGGAGCAGACCATTCCCCTCGGCCTGCCCGGCCAGGACATCATCGGCCAGGCCAAGACCGGCACGGGCAAGACCTTCGGCTTCGGCATCCCCGTCGTGCAGCGGCTCGGACTGAACCCCGAGCACGGCGTGAAGGCGCTCATCGTCGTGCCCACGCGCGAACTGTGCGTGCAGGTCTACGAGGACATCGACATGCTCACCACCGGTCGCTCCACCAGCGTCGTGGCGATCTACGGCGGCAAGGCGTACGAAGGTCAGATCGAGCAGCTGCGCGCCGGCGCGCAGATCGTGGTCGGCACTCCCGGCCGCCTGATCGACCTGAACAATCAGCGCCTCCTCGATCTGTCCAACGCGACCGAGGTCGTGCTGGACGAGGCTGACAAGATGCTCGATCTCGGCTTCCTCCCCGACATCGAGAAGATCTTCCAGAAGGTGCCCGCGATCCGGCACACGCAGCTCTTCTCCGCGACGATGCCCGGACCGATCGTCGCGCTCGCGCGCCGGTTCATGACGAACCCGATCCACATCCGTGCCACCGACCCCGACGAGGGGCTCACGCAGGCCAACATCAACCACCTCGTCTACCGCGCGCACTCGATGGACAAGGATGAGGTCATCGCCCGCATCCTGCAGGCCGAGGGTCGCGGCAAGACCGTCGTCTTCACCCGCACCAAGCGCGCCGCCCAGCGGCTCTCGGACGAGCTCGGAGACCGCGGCTTCAACACCGCCTCGGTCCACGGTGACATGAGCCAGGAAGCGCGCGAGCGTTCCATGGCCGCGTTCAAGGCCGGCAAGAAGGACGTGCTCATCGCCACCGACGTCGCCGCGCGCGGCATCGACGTCGACGACGTGACCCACGTCATCAACCACACGATCCCGGATGACGAGAAGACGTACCTGCACCGCGCCGGCCGTACCGGCCGCGCCGGCAAGACGGGCATCGCGGTCACCTTCGTGGACTGGGACGACCTGCACAAGTGGGCACTCATCAACCGCGCACTCGAGTTCGGCCAACCCGAGCCCGTCGAGACGTACTCGTCGAGCCCGCACCTGTACTCCGATCTCAGCATCCCGGCCGGCACCAAGGGACGCCTGACCACAGCCCCGCGGACGCAGACGATCAAGACGCAGGATGCTGCGCCTTCCCGCTCCTCGGAGCGCGAAGGCACACCGCGTCGCCGACGCCGTCGCTCGGACGAGCCGGGGGGCAACGGGACCGAGAGCGAGGCGCAGCGCGCCGCCGCCCCCGAGGTCCCCGCCGACCACGGCTCGCACGATGCCGCCGAGGGCGCCGGAACGCATGACGGCGGAGGCAAGGAGCACCACGACGGCAACGCGGCTCCGCGCCGCCGGCGTCGTCGTCGCGGATCACGCGGCGGCGCGCCCGTCGCCGGGGCCTGAGCAGCAGCATCCGCATCTGAGTCAGGAGATGCGCCGGCAATCGGACGATCCACGCTGATCCGTCCCGTTTCCGGTGCATCTCCAGTTCTCGTGACGCCGGCGTCGAGCCCGCGTCCGACACGGTGATCCCGGTGGCTGACGTCGGAGACGGTGAGCGCTATTGTGAGCGGCACGGCGGGTCCGCCGCCGACCCTCGCTACGAAAGGCAGCCATGAGATACCTCGACGCCGTGGAATATCAGGGATTCTGGGGGTCCATCTGGGACCTCATCTGGTGGTTCCTGCTGGCCTTCGTCTTCGTCTCCTACCTCTTCGCGCTGTTCGCCGTGGTGGCGGATCTGTTCCGCGACCACAAGCTCAACGGGTGGGCGAAGGCGCTGTGGTTCATCTTCCTGATCCTCTTCCCGATCCTCTCGGTTCTGATCTATCTGATCGCCCGCGGCAAAGGGATGGCCGAGCGCAGTGCGGCTCAGGCCAGGGATCTGAGGTCAGCGCAGGACGACTACATCAGGTCGGTGGCAGGCGGCAGCCCGTCCGAGGAGATCGCCAAGGCGAAGTCGCTGCTTGATTCGGGCGCGATCAACCAGGCCGAGTTCGACCACATCAAGTCCCGGGCCCTGAGCTAGGCATCTGCGCGGCACTGCTGCGGCAGCGAATCGGTCAGGGATAGACCGGTTCGCTGCCGGTGGCCCGCTCGATGATGCGTGCCACCATGTCGTCGGTCGTCGTGTTCTCGCCCGGCTGGTTCGGCTTGCCGAGGCCGTGGTAGTCGCTTGAGCCCGTCACGATGAGGTCGCGCTCGGTAGAGATCCGGCTGAGCGTGCGGATACCGGCATCCAGATTCTCGCGGTGTCCCAGCTCGAACCCGGCCAGGCCCGCAGCCAGCATCCGCTCCAGGACGGGCATGGGAAGCAGTCCCGCGCGGCCTGCCGGGTGGGCGATGATCGGCACCCCGCCCGCGCCCACGATCAGTTCGACGGCCAGCACCGGATCCGGGGCGTAGAGGGCGACGTAGTAGTCGCCCGAGGGGCTCAGGATCTCCGAGAACGCCTCGGTGCGGTCCCGGACATGCCCCTTCGCGATCAGGGCGTCGGCGATGTGCGGGCGCCCGACGGTGGCGCCGTCCGAGGTCTGCGCGACGATGTCGTCCCAGTGCAGGTCGAAGTCTCGTCCGATCCGGTCGGCCATCGTCCGCGCCCGTTCGAGCCGCGATCGCCGGATCCGGTCGGTCATCTCGCGCAACCCGGGGTCGTCGGGATCGACGAGGTACGCCAGCACATGCACGCTGCGCCACTGATACTTGGCGGAGAGTTCCATTCCCGGAATGAACGTCATTCCGAGGGATGCCGCGGCCTCGGCTGCCTCGGCCCAGCCCGAGGTAGTGTCGTGATCGGTGAGCGCGGCCGTGCGCAGTCCGTGCCGGTGCGCGGCGGCCATCACCTGCGCGGCGGACTCGGTCCCGTCGGAGTGGACCGAATGCAGGTGCAGGTCGCTCGGACCCCTGAAACGACGCGTGTCCGACATCCCTCGAGCGTATCGCGCGGCCCGTGGCGGTCGGTCCGCAGAGGGCCGCGCCGACGCCGCGGACTGATCTCCCAGCCTGCTGACATAGAGTCGCCGCGTGCTTCGCCTGCTGGGGGTTTTCGGGACCGTGATCTGCGCGATCGCGGCCGCCGTCCTGACATGGCCGGCATTCTTCCGCGTGGAGCAGGTCTTCCCGATCGCCCAGATCGTGTCCTTCCGCGGTCCTCTCGCTCTGGCATTCGCGGTCCTCCTGGTGATCGCGCTCCTGCTCGCGATCGCGCGTCCGATCCGCGCCTTCGCCGTGGCGATCGCGGTGATCGCCGGCGTGGCGATGCTGGCCAACCTCGCTGTCGTCGTGACGCGTGGAGTCGGGACCGAGACGCTCCCCGCCAAGACGGACACCAGCATCCGGGTCATGACGTGGAACACCGCCGGTTCGGCGACGGCCCCCGAGACCGTTGCGCAGATCGCGGTCGCGATGGACGCCGACATCGTGACGCTCCCCGAGACCACGATCGAAACCGGCGAGAAGGTCGCCGTGGCGATGCGTGAGCTCGGGCATCGGATGTGGGCGCACTATGCCGAGTACGGCACCGACGGATGGGACGCGCGATCGACCACGCTGCTGATCTCTCCGGACCTGGGCGACTACTCGGTCATCGAGTCGTCGCAGGACGGCACGAGCAATACATCGACGGTGCCCAGTGCGGTGGCGATGCCGATCACGGGCGACGGGCCGATCGTGGTGGCCGCTCACGCCGTCGCCCCGCGACAGAGCTACATGCAGCACTGGCGTGACGACTTGTCGTGGCTTGCCGACCAGTGCGCCGAT
Coding sequences within:
- a CDS encoding PHP domain-containing protein codes for the protein MSDTRRFRGPSDLHLHSVHSDGTESAAQVMAAAHRHGLRTAALTDHDTTSGWAEAAEAAASLGMTFIPGMELSAKYQWRSVHVLAYLVDPDDPGLREMTDRIRRSRLERARTMADRIGRDFDLHWDDIVAQTSDGATVGRPHIADALIAKGHVRDRTEAFSEILSPSGDYYVALYAPDPVLAVELIVGAGGVPIIAHPAGRAGLLPMPVLERMLAAGLAGFELGHRENLDAGIRTLSRISTERDLIVTGSSDYHGLGKPNQPGENTTTDDMVARIIERATGSEPVYP
- a CDS encoding endonuclease/exonuclease/phosphatase family protein gives rise to the protein MLRLLGVFGTVICAIAAAVLTWPAFFRVEQVFPIAQIVSFRGPLALAFAVLLVIALLLAIARPIRAFAVAIAVIAGVAMLANLAVVVTRGVGTETLPAKTDTSIRVMTWNTAGSATAPETVAQIAVAMDADIVTLPETTIETGEKVAVAMRELGHRMWAHYAEYGTDGWDARSTTLLISPDLGDYSVIESSQDGTSNTSTVPSAVAMPITGDGPIVVAAHAVAPRQSYMQHWRDDLSWLADQCADANVIMAGDFNATVDHMANLGVDGGTLGRCHDGAVETGSGGVGTWSTEVSAVLGAPIDHVMASSHWKPTGSLVLTSMDGSGSDHRPLIVQFEPFD